The Mesobacillus jeotgali genome window below encodes:
- a CDS encoding HAD family hydrolase, which produces MKKKAIFLDRDGVLNEVLSHRVKFVNRPEDLYLLEGAAEAVAELSRAGYEIFVVTNQGGVGLGFLKEKRLQEIHVHMIKMIKEHGGHIKEVAYCPHKPKEGCECRKPNPGMLIDLASRHNLELTGSVMVGDHERDIEAGKKAGCKTVFIGTEETAADKKAPSLQAAVPLILELLE; this is translated from the coding sequence ATGAAGAAAAAAGCCATTTTCCTGGACAGGGACGGGGTCCTTAATGAAGTACTGTCCCACCGGGTTAAATTCGTCAACCGGCCGGAAGACTTATACCTTCTAGAAGGGGCAGCAGAAGCCGTTGCAGAATTGAGCAGGGCTGGCTATGAGATATTCGTCGTCACCAATCAGGGTGGCGTTGGCCTTGGATTCCTAAAGGAAAAGCGCCTTCAGGAAATCCATGTACATATGATTAAGATGATCAAGGAGCATGGCGGCCATATCAAGGAGGTTGCTTACTGTCCCCACAAACCGAAGGAAGGGTGCGAATGCCGCAAACCCAACCCCGGAATGCTGATTGACCTTGCCAGCAGGCATAATCTTGAATTGACAGGAAGTGTCATGGTCGGCGATCACGAACGTGATATCGAAGCCGGCAAAAAAGCTGGCTGCAAAACAGTCTTCATCGGGACGGAAGAAACAGCTGCCGATAAGAAAGCCCCTTCCCTCCAAGCAGCCGTTCCGTTGATTTTAGAGCTCTTGGAGTAA